A genome region from Clostridium sp. JN-9 includes the following:
- a CDS encoding cytidyltransferase, protein MNKLYQFYYNRLVRKLTSIRWIQKFKLDKNSIDNFLRSSEFINGFNSIFESKNFSCENALSICKPLLDKLSYPYNQQDWLSYIYQYTLNKSFPEAVSIILLENLNPVCEIYLKVLRVICQAERDLENQSWQYKYPMNFLDQDEENHLENSDEYKKFIKAFKHNYTYEMMKLSKEVMNYTTLDHVCGVHYIAMYIARQLKNINIPVDLGRVSGAAAGHDIGKYGCRISEIKKTPRLHYFYTDEWFKRYGINYIRNIALNHSTWDLELENLPIESLILIYSDFRVKSDCMYKDGRMKIYSLEDSFYVILNKLENMDIEKEKRYRRVYAKLKDFEDFLMDLNIDILSKKARDNHTKIPCNNYSLLQGDEIISSIKNLSIMHNIKLMYELRDEFSLDAILEAARSEKDWKNLREYIRIFQEYSTYLTQKQKLQTISFLYDNLTHPEDDIRRHCAELIGILIAIFDENYRKELPDNVTIHQFSISSTDLFKQSIDIMLNHSHNLVPSHKFYLGYSLSIMINSLFTHCNSNQLLNYRKILMGYYKDYLTKNTDSHIFLLQSAKSIPLEPFDENINILYDYILVCINKRNNMIKEAALDAVLNLSNKCILPKNFIESIKKYLEDNLDKDKSINTTLLLKKICDKFSFTELSDQYRSKIKLNDKKITEIFLSNLKSATDWIKKKNQIDLLLEYALKSHPSSSLHTSIHFCNLLKVSAVESVRNHAGSAILKIMPKLSISERNEVAVELLRALEIEGNRFTEYIPGFTGKAVLWLQPKELDEIIEDLSEKIKSSNANLKSLILKTIGVTISNYDCYAKRFEENENDYENRLRKMLGILLCGLGDYNIHVKQAAFSVIGKDIFGTSCLSLYKKEHIFTLIAKKILTLVSDNRIEDLLFLTNSAGLNHIYRFISDYTFFIGKINISIPEKVAFFPGTFDPFSLSHKQIATYIRDKGYEVYLAVDEFSWSKKTLPSLLRRDIISMSIANELGIYIYPDDEPTNMSNEDDLKRLLSKFPYSKVYMAIGSDVLLNATCYNKNSADESLIYSLPHIIFQRNKTKKLLDFVKRFKSEVIFLTLPAKYSEISSTQIRNYIDESKDISSLVDPLAQKYIYENGFYQREPQDKSTIKNILFDTILIEEFSIDAAEDMFKLLGKGNKKKFIDKIKEIFKKPSGRAFLLKDLESGEILGFSIFHWLRSSMIYEETCNAKVAEFIRTNSLGRVICIDGIYIKNAEKNRNLEQIIITDTLAFSISKDYEYAIYKPFSKEFILPSIDEHLKLIGFTAIEGCEESHISVVNMSSPCVINFDIENILKEPFRSNIDLRQVIISTRKKLMNSLTNLYPGELVLPFDINYLHQCMINKICKENGVSTKISETKKLGEAMCVPYGDIFDRYIIPNTVTKALHTEKFFEPSMENFNICEFPHYLKLKDQVKMLKSFNRPIILVDNILHKGYRMRALDPLFKKENITVKKIIAGIMSGRGKDLMDIQNRNVESIYFIPRMKMWFNENALYPFIGGDSVWRGSYPKRNLLPSINLIMPYTSPTFMRGASTASIYNLSKTCIENSLEILQTLEEQYHLFHERNLTLSNLGQVFTIPRSIDKGTNIEYDLNKSASSYLKNDLESLFRLEKIIKGF, encoded by the coding sequence ATGAATAAATTATATCAGTTTTATTATAATAGATTGGTTAGGAAGCTTACAAGTATAAGATGGATACAAAAGTTCAAACTTGATAAGAATTCTATTGATAATTTCTTAAGAAGCAGCGAATTTATAAATGGGTTTAATTCTATATTTGAAAGTAAAAACTTCAGCTGTGAAAATGCTTTGTCAATATGTAAACCATTACTTGATAAATTAAGCTATCCATATAATCAGCAGGACTGGTTATCATATATATATCAATACACTTTAAATAAAAGCTTCCCTGAAGCAGTAAGCATTATCTTATTGGAAAATTTAAACCCTGTTTGTGAAATATATCTGAAAGTTTTAAGGGTAATCTGCCAGGCCGAAAGGGATTTAGAAAATCAATCATGGCAGTATAAGTATCCTATGAATTTTCTTGATCAGGATGAAGAAAACCATTTGGAAAATAGTGATGAATATAAAAAATTCATTAAAGCCTTTAAGCATAATTATACCTATGAGATGATGAAACTCAGCAAAGAAGTTATGAATTATACAACTTTAGATCATGTTTGCGGTGTTCACTATATAGCTATGTACATTGCAAGACAATTAAAAAATATAAATATACCTGTAGACCTTGGCAGGGTTTCCGGTGCCGCAGCCGGGCATGATATTGGCAAATATGGCTGCAGAATTTCTGAAATAAAGAAAACACCAAGGCTGCATTATTTTTATACTGATGAATGGTTTAAAAGATATGGAATAAATTACATAAGAAATATTGCTTTAAATCATTCTACATGGGATCTGGAGCTTGAGAATCTGCCAATTGAGTCACTAATTTTAATTTATTCAGATTTTAGAGTTAAGAGTGACTGCATGTACAAAGATGGCAGAATGAAAATATACAGCTTAGAGGACTCATTTTATGTTATTTTAAATAAATTAGAAAATATGGATATAGAAAAGGAAAAGAGATATAGAAGAGTATATGCAAAGCTTAAGGATTTTGAAGATTTCTTAATGGATCTAAATATAGATATACTCTCAAAAAAGGCTCGGGATAATCATACTAAAATTCCTTGTAATAATTATTCATTGCTGCAGGGGGATGAAATAATAAGCAGCATAAAAAATCTGTCTATAATGCACAATATAAAATTAATGTATGAGTTAAGAGATGAATTTTCGCTAGATGCCATACTGGAAGCTGCAAGAAGTGAAAAGGACTGGAAAAACTTAAGAGAATACATTAGGATATTTCAGGAATATTCCACATATTTAACTCAAAAGCAAAAATTACAGACTATTTCTTTTTTATATGATAATTTAACTCATCCTGAAGACGATATTAGAAGACACTGTGCAGAATTAATTGGTATATTAATAGCTATTTTTGATGAAAATTACAGAAAGGAATTACCAGATAATGTTACCATACATCAGTTTTCCATAAGCAGCACTGATTTGTTTAAGCAAAGCATTGATATTATGTTAAATCACAGCCATAATCTGGTGCCCTCTCATAAGTTTTATTTGGGATATTCATTAAGTATAATGATCAATTCATTATTTACTCATTGTAATAGTAATCAATTATTAAACTACAGAAAAATACTTATGGGTTATTACAAGGACTATTTAACAAAAAACACTGACTCTCATATATTCCTTTTACAAAGTGCTAAGAGCATACCCCTTGAACCATTTGATGAAAACATTAACATATTATATGATTATATTTTAGTATGTATAAATAAAAGAAACAATATGATAAAAGAAGCTGCTTTAGATGCAGTACTAAATTTATCAAATAAATGTATACTTCCAAAGAATTTCATTGAATCCATAAAAAAATATCTGGAAGATAATTTGGATAAAGATAAAAGCATAAATACCACATTACTTTTAAAAAAAATATGTGATAAATTTTCTTTTACAGAATTATCAGATCAATACAGAAGTAAAATAAAGCTAAATGATAAAAAAATAACTGAAATATTTTTAAGTAACTTAAAAAGTGCCACTGACTGGATTAAAAAGAAAAACCAAATTGATCTTTTACTGGAGTATGCTTTAAAAAGTCATCCTAGCAGCAGTCTGCATACTTCCATACATTTTTGTAATCTTCTTAAGGTTAGTGCTGTTGAAAGTGTGAGAAATCATGCTGGATCTGCCATATTAAAAATTATGCCAAAGCTTTCAATATCCGAAAGAAATGAAGTAGCAGTTGAATTATTAAGGGCATTAGAAATTGAGGGAAATAGATTTACAGAATACATTCCAGGGTTTACAGGAAAAGCAGTGTTATGGCTGCAGCCCAAAGAATTAGATGAAATTATTGAGGATCTTTCCGAGAAAATAAAAAGCTCTAATGCAAATTTAAAATCTTTAATTTTAAAAACCATAGGCGTAACAATTTCAAATTATGACTGCTATGCAAAGCGGTTTGAAGAAAATGAAAATGATTATGAAAATAGGTTAAGAAAAATGCTTGGTATATTATTATGCGGCTTGGGTGATTATAATATTCATGTGAAGCAGGCTGCCTTTAGTGTAATAGGAAAAGATATATTTGGAACCAGCTGTTTATCATTATACAAAAAGGAGCATATATTCACATTAATAGCCAAGAAGATCCTTACATTGGTTTCAGATAATAGAATAGAAGATTTATTATTTCTAACTAATTCAGCTGGACTAAATCATATTTACAGATTTATTTCTGATTACACTTTTTTCATAGGAAAAATTAATATATCAATACCTGAGAAAGTTGCTTTTTTCCCTGGAACCTTTGATCCTTTTTCATTAAGCCATAAGCAGATTGCAACATATATCAGGGATAAAGGCTATGAAGTGTATTTAGCTGTTGATGAATTTTCCTGGTCTAAAAAGACTCTCCCAAGCTTACTGCGACGAGATATTATTAGTATGTCCATTGCAAATGAGCTAGGTATATATATTTATCCAGATGACGAGCCCACAAATATGTCAAATGAAGATGATTTAAAAAGATTATTAAGTAAATTCCCCTATTCAAAGGTATATATGGCTATAGGCAGTGATGTGCTTCTCAATGCTACATGCTATAACAAAAATTCAGCAGATGAATCTTTAATTTACAGCCTTCCCCATATTATCTTTCAAAGAAATAAAACAAAAAAGCTGCTGGACTTTGTTAAAAGGTTTAAAAGTGAAGTAATATTTTTAACTTTACCTGCAAAATATTCGGAAATAAGTTCTACTCAAATACGTAATTATATTGATGAAAGTAAGGATATATCTTCATTAGTAGATCCTTTAGCTCAGAAGTATATATACGAAAATGGATTCTATCAAAGAGAACCTCAGGATAAATCAACAATTAAAAATATCTTATTTGACACAATCCTAATAGAAGAATTCAGCATTGATGCAGCTGAAGATATGTTTAAACTTTTGGGTAAAGGCAATAAGAAAAAGTTCATTGATAAAATCAAAGAAATCTTTAAGAAGCCATCTGGAAGAGCATTTTTGTTAAAAGATTTGGAATCTGGTGAAATTTTAGGATTTTCAATTTTTCACTGGTTAAGATCAAGTATGATATATGAAGAAACTTGTAATGCCAAGGTAGCCGAATTTATAAGGACAAATAGTCTTGGAAGAGTAATTTGTATTGATGGGATTTATATAAAAAATGCAGAAAAAAACAGGAATCTGGAACAGATTATTATTACTGACACATTAGCCTTTTCAATATCCAAGGATTATGAATATGCAATATACAAACCATTTTCAAAGGAATTTATTTTACCTTCCATAGATGAACATTTAAAACTTATAGGGTTTACAGCTATTGAAGGATGCGAAGAATCTCATATATCAGTTGTAAATATGAGCTCTCCCTGTGTTATAAATTTTGATATAGAAAACATTTTAAAGGAGCCCTTTAGGAGTAATATAGATCTTCGCCAGGTTATTATATCCACAAGAAAAAAACTTATGAATTCTTTAACAAATTTATATCCTGGAGAATTAGTACTTCCCTTTGATATAAATTATCTTCATCAATGCATGATAAATAAAATATGCAAGGAAAATGGTGTATCCACAAAAATCAGTGAAACTAAAAAACTTGGTGAAGCAATGTGTGTACCTTACGGAGATATATTTGACAGATATATTATACCTAATACTGTTACCAAAGCTCTCCATACTGAAAAGTTTTTTGAACCTTCAATGGAAAATTTCAATATATGTGAGTTCCCTCATTATCTTAAGCTTAAGGATCAGGTTAAAATGCTAAAATCATTTAACAGGCCCATAATCCTGGTGGATAATATTCTTCATAAAGGATATAGAATGAGGGCATTAGATCCCCTTTTCAAAAAGGAAAATATTACTGTAAAAAAGATTATTGCTGGAATTATGTCTGGAAGAGGAAAGGATTTAATGGATATTCAAAATAGAAATGTGGAAAGTATATATTTTATACCAAGAATGAAAATGTGGTTTAATGAAAATGCATTGTATCCATTTATTGGCGGAGATTCTGTGTGGAGAGGAAGTTACCCTAAAAGAAATTTACTTCCATCAATAAATTTAATAATGCCATATACATCACCAACATTTATGAGAGGAGCTTCTACTGCATCTATATATAATCTTTCGAAAACGTGCATTGAGAACTCTTTAGAAATACTTCAAACATTAGAGGAACAGTATCATTTGTTTCATGAAAGGAATTTAACTCTTTCAAATTTAGGTCAGGTGTTTACAATTCCAAGATCTATAGATAAAGGCACTAACATTGAATATGACTTAAATAAAAGTGCATCAAGCTATCTGAAAAACGATTTGGAGTCTTTATTCAGGCTTGAAAAAATAATTAAAGGCTTTTAA
- a CDS encoding lactate dehydrogenase, which yields MDKLFYYVYNENLLISNKPYNYKVIDENSACNFKQNIYTLFESDPYKSRSIYPLCTKDLIFLENEDLNILKNNTCESKTIPVWLEKRIHDKKVAAINTAYPDYEQYLNNSKSNNYDKFIKSNGSKKCMVNVIGLGDVGGTLVTGLRLLGGECISKIGIYDKDPNKIKRWEYECNEILSPDTKLIFPEVIPLNEAELFNCDYFVFCVSVGVPPLGCENTDVRLIQYSGNSKIIEYYAKLARKNKFKGIFAVVSDPVDLLCNKAFMESNKNENGITDFEGLKPEQIRGYGLGVMFARAAYYAKQYAEAENFIYKGRAFGPHGKGLVIANDIDNYNNKISEILTTAAIKANLKIRNCGFKPFVAPALSSGSLSIIETIKGNWNYSTTYIGGNFFGVKNRITSKGNIIETYDFNDQLFNKIKASYAEQSNLFKKL from the coding sequence ATGGATAAATTATTTTATTATGTTTATAACGAAAATCTGCTTATTTCAAATAAGCCATACAATTATAAAGTTATTGATGAAAATAGTGCATGTAATTTTAAGCAGAATATATATACACTTTTTGAAAGTGATCCATATAAAAGCAGATCTATATATCCATTATGCACAAAAGATTTAATATTTCTCGAAAATGAGGACTTAAATATTCTAAAGAACAATACCTGTGAATCAAAAACTATACCTGTGTGGCTTGAAAAAAGAATTCATGATAAAAAGGTTGCAGCAATTAATACTGCATATCCTGACTATGAGCAGTATTTAAATAATAGTAAGAGTAATAATTATGATAAATTTATAAAATCAAATGGAAGCAAAAAATGCATGGTTAATGTAATTGGCCTTGGTGATGTTGGAGGAACCCTTGTTACGGGATTAAGATTATTAGGGGGAGAATGTATATCTAAAATTGGAATTTATGATAAAGATCCTAATAAAATAAAGAGATGGGAATATGAATGCAATGAAATACTATCTCCTGATACAAAATTAATTTTTCCTGAAGTAATACCATTAAATGAAGCAGAATTATTTAATTGTGATTATTTTGTGTTTTGTGTTTCTGTAGGAGTTCCACCTTTAGGATGTGAAAATACGGATGTAAGACTTATTCAATATAGCGGCAATTCCAAAATAATAGAATATTATGCTAAGCTTGCCAGGAAGAATAAATTCAAGGGCATATTTGCAGTGGTTTCCGACCCAGTTGATTTGTTATGTAATAAAGCATTTATGGAAAGCAATAAAAATGAAAATGGAATTACTGACTTTGAAGGATTAAAACCAGAGCAGATTAGGGGATATGGACTTGGAGTTATGTTTGCCAGGGCTGCTTATTATGCAAAGCAGTATGCTGAAGCTGAGAACTTTATTTATAAAGGAAGAGCTTTTGGACCTCATGGTAAGGGTTTAGTTATAGCAAATGATATTGATAATTACAATAACAAAATTAGTGAAATTTTAACCACAGCTGCTATTAAAGCAAATCTGAAAATAAGAAATTGCGGATTTAAGCCCTTTGTAGCCCCTGCTCTGTCCTCAGGAAGTTTATCTATTATAGAGACTATAAAGGGAAATTGGAACTATAGTACCACATATATAGGCGGAAACTTTTTTGGAGTGAAAAATCGTATTACAAGTAAAGGAAATATAATAGAAACATATGATTTCAATGATCAGCTGTTTAATAAAATTAAGGCATCTTATGCAGAGCAGAGTAATTTATTTAAAAAATTATAA
- a CDS encoding NAD(P)H-dependent oxidoreductase, giving the protein MSSLYVVAPNKNKTNTLKKMIASFTEEFDTLYYIDSFSEHINLTHKKILFALELGNYSFDLEMLTLLSSLNMNNSSIMSGSTAAILVHSNSQLYTKRCAQGLVFTLNLLGCNFIGHPLVECTEDFINFNTWKKLFTELSLEEICYNQCKKLGKRLSEYEYIKITNPKITVLYSSTHMFSNTLDYWHMVKENLSHCEINEIHIENGKIMDCKGCSYKLCVHYGKQNSCFYGGFMVENVLPAIERADSVVWLCPNFNDAIPANLTATINRLTVLYNKMNFYNKSMFGIVVSGNSGSDSVGKQLIGALNINKGFRLPPRAMLYETANDPKSIYSVQYIDEKAKSFAENMINNI; this is encoded by the coding sequence TTGAGTAGCTTATATGTAGTTGCTCCAAATAAAAATAAAACAAATACCTTAAAAAAAATGATAGCATCTTTTACAGAAGAATTCGATACGTTGTATTATATCGATAGTTTCAGTGAACATATTAATTTAACACATAAAAAAATCCTTTTTGCTCTAGAGCTTGGAAACTACAGCTTTGATTTAGAAATGTTAACATTACTTTCATCTTTAAATATGAATAACAGCTCAATTATGTCAGGTTCTACTGCAGCCATATTAGTTCACAGTAATTCACAGCTTTATACTAAAAGATGTGCTCAAGGTCTTGTGTTTACTTTAAATCTCCTTGGCTGCAATTTCATTGGTCATCCATTGGTTGAATGTACTGAGGATTTTATTAATTTTAATACATGGAAAAAGCTATTTACTGAACTATCCTTAGAAGAAATATGTTATAATCAATGCAAAAAACTAGGTAAAAGGCTTTCAGAATATGAGTATATAAAAATAACTAATCCTAAAATAACTGTTTTATATTCATCTACTCATATGTTTTCCAATACATTGGATTACTGGCATATGGTTAAAGAAAATCTGAGTCATTGTGAAATCAATGAGATCCATATAGAGAATGGAAAAATAATGGACTGTAAGGGCTGTTCATATAAACTATGTGTTCATTATGGAAAGCAAAACTCCTGTTTTTATGGCGGTTTTATGGTGGAAAATGTGCTGCCGGCAATAGAGAGAGCAGACTCAGTTGTGTGGCTCTGCCCAAACTTCAATGATGCCATACCTGCTAATTTAACAGCTACAATTAACAGGCTTACTGTTCTTTACAACAAAATGAATTTTTATAATAAATCCATGTTTGGTATTGTAGTTTCTGGTAACTCAGGATCTGATTCCGTTGGAAAGCAGTTAATTGGTGCTTTAAATATAAATAAAGGATTTAGGTTGCCTCCAAGAGCAATGCTATATGAAACTGCCAATGATCCAAAGTCAATTTATTCTGTACAATATATTGATGAAAAAGCAAAGTCTTTTGCAGAAAATATGATAAATAATATATAA
- a CDS encoding PHP domain-containing protein: MIADLHIHTKASDGKYTPKEIVQMAMCEKIDVIAITDHDTTDGIDQALEEAKNNNITVIPGIELSTLYNGNSVHILGYFNGMNYLESDFQRFLKDIRDYRIYRARLILKKLDTLYNIKLDFNKVISETTGVLARPHIAEAIIKSGYNYSYEYIFNNFIGNNCPAYVPNKDISIYEGIERLRNAGALVVLAHPKLLKNGILNDVLNFKFDGMESIYYLNSEEETKEFIKMSKERDLIVTAGSDFHGSIKEEGSHAPKIGSVYLENDLVNIFLKRLHLM; the protein is encoded by the coding sequence ATGATTGCAGATCTTCATATTCATACAAAGGCCTCTGATGGGAAATATACCCCTAAAGAAATTGTGCAAATGGCCATGTGCGAAAAAATAGATGTCATTGCAATAACAGATCATGACACCACTGATGGTATAGATCAGGCTTTGGAAGAAGCCAAAAATAATAATATAACAGTAATACCTGGTATAGAATTATCAACTTTGTATAATGGAAATAGTGTTCATATTCTTGGATATTTTAATGGAATGAATTATCTAGAAAGCGATTTTCAAAGGTTTTTAAAGGATATACGTGATTATAGAATTTATAGAGCAAGGCTGATTTTAAAAAAGCTGGATACCTTGTATAATATTAAACTTGATTTTAATAAAGTTATAAGTGAAACTACAGGGGTGCTTGCAAGGCCCCATATAGCAGAAGCTATTATAAAATCTGGATACAATTACAGCTATGAATATATTTTTAATAACTTTATTGGGAATAACTGCCCTGCATATGTGCCAAACAAAGATATAAGCATATATGAAGGAATTGAAAGGCTTAGAAATGCAGGAGCACTAGTTGTACTGGCCCATCCTAAACTATTAAAAAATGGCATATTAAATGATGTGTTAAATTTCAAATTTGACGGAATGGAATCAATATATTATTTAAATTCAGAGGAAGAAACAAAGGAATTTATTAAAATGTCAAAAGAAAGGGATTTAATTGTTACAGCTGGTTCTGACTTTCATGGTTCAATAAAGGAAGAAGGCAGCCACGCACCTAAAATAGGCTCAGTATATTTGGAAAATGATTTGGTTAATATATTTTTAAAAAGACTGCATTTAATGTAA
- a CDS encoding aminopeptidase translates to MAKELTKNYEYAWSKYSKNDQNELNKVNNDYKAFMSKCKTERECVKEFITLAEKAGYKDIKELVKKNGSLKPGDKVYANNMDKTLALFLIGKEPMENGMRILGAHVDSPRLDLKQNPLYEDTDLALLETHYYGGIKKYQWVTMPLALHGVVIKKDGTKVNVVVGEDENDPVLGVSDLLIHLAADQMDKKAGKVIEGEDLNVLVGSMPIDDKDAKEKVKLNILNILNEKYGITEEDFVSAEIEVVPAGKARDLGFDRSMIMAYGHDDRICAYTSFVSMMKMDKADKTCVTLLVDKEEIGSVGATGMHSRFFENTVAEVMNLCGDYNELKVRRALNNSKMLSSDVSAAFDPNYPSVMEKKNAAYFGKGLVFNKYTGARGKSGCNDANPEFIAEIRSIMDKHNVSWQTSELGKVDQGGGGTIAYILAQYDMQVIDCGIALQNMHAPWEVASKADIYEAVKGYYAFLLEA, encoded by the coding sequence ATGGCAAAAGAACTTACAAAAAATTATGAATATGCATGGAGCAAATACTCCAAAAATGATCAAAATGAACTCAATAAAGTAAATAATGACTACAAGGCTTTTATGTCCAAGTGCAAAACAGAAAGAGAATGCGTAAAAGAATTTATAACTTTAGCCGAAAAAGCTGGTTATAAGGATATCAAAGAGTTAGTGAAAAAAAATGGAAGCTTAAAACCAGGTGATAAGGTTTACGCCAACAATATGGATAAAACTCTGGCATTATTTTTAATTGGCAAAGAACCAATGGAAAATGGCATGAGAATATTGGGAGCTCATGTAGACTCACCTAGATTAGATCTTAAGCAGAATCCATTATATGAAGATACTGACTTAGCATTATTAGAGACTCACTACTATGGCGGTATTAAAAAATATCAATGGGTTACAATGCCTTTAGCTTTACATGGAGTAGTTATAAAAAAAGATGGAACAAAGGTTAATGTTGTAGTAGGCGAAGACGAAAATGATCCAGTTTTAGGCGTCTCTGATTTATTAATCCACTTAGCAGCAGATCAGATGGATAAAAAAGCTGGCAAAGTAATCGAAGGCGAGGATCTTAATGTCTTAGTTGGAAGTATGCCTATAGATGATAAAGATGCAAAAGAAAAAGTAAAGTTAAATATTTTAAATATTTTAAATGAAAAATATGGAATAACTGAGGAAGACTTTGTTTCTGCTGAAATAGAAGTTGTACCAGCAGGAAAAGCAAGAGACCTTGGATTTGACAGAAGTATGATTATGGCTTATGGTCATGATGACAGAATTTGTGCTTATACTTCATTTGTTTCCATGATGAAAATGGATAAAGCTGATAAAACCTGTGTAACTTTATTGGTAGATAAAGAAGAAATAGGCAGCGTTGGTGCAACTGGAATGCATTCAAGATTCTTTGAAAATACTGTAGCTGAAGTTATGAATTTATGTGGAGATTACAATGAGTTAAAAGTTAGAAGAGCTTTGAATAATTCCAAAATGCTTTCATCAGATGTTAGTGCAGCATTTGATCCAAATTATCCTTCAGTTATGGAGAAAAAGAATGCAGCTTACTTTGGCAAAGGCCTTGTGTTTAATAAATATACCGGTGCCAGAGGAAAAAGCGGCTGCAATGATGCTAACCCTGAATTTATAGCAGAAATAAGATCAATTATGGATAAACATAATGTATCATGGCAGACTTCAGAATTAGGAAAAGTTGACCAGGGAGGCGGCGGAACAATAGCTTATATTCTTGCACAATATGATATGCAGGTTATTGACTGTGGTATTGCTCTGCAAAATATGCATGCTCCTTGGGAAGTAGCAAGTAAAGCAGATATATATGAGGCAGTAAAAGGATATTATGCATTCTTATTAGAAGCATAA
- a CDS encoding 5-formyltetrahydrofolate cyclo-ligase, protein MDSKTEIRNKMINKRMNLNNEIKARLDEGIYMNVCKSTIFKKAENIFIYVSLDYEVDTKKIINKAFSLGKSVSVPKVISKSEGMAAVNIKSLSELSLGKYNILEPEIHNNIASANEFDLIIVPGLAFDKKGGRLGYGGGFYDRYLKNCSSTCNIVALSYSFQIIDEVPMDINDIKINNIITEKENLVNNVF, encoded by the coding sequence ATGGACAGTAAAACAGAAATTAGAAATAAAATGATAAATAAAAGGATGAATCTTAATAATGAAATTAAGGCCAGGCTTGATGAAGGTATATATATGAATGTGTGCAAAAGCACTATTTTTAAAAAAGCTGAAAATATTTTTATATATGTTAGTTTAGACTATGAAGTGGACACTAAGAAAATAATTAATAAGGCATTTTCCTTAGGGAAAAGTGTTTCAGTACCAAAGGTTATTTCAAAATCAGAGGGAATGGCAGCAGTAAATATAAAAAGTTTATCAGAATTATCTTTGGGAAAATATAATATATTAGAGCCTGAGATCCATAATAACATTGCAAGTGCCAATGAGTTTGACTTAATAATAGTACCTGGTTTGGCTTTTGATAAAAAAGGAGGCAGATTAGGCTATGGCGGAGGGTTTTACGACAGATATCTGAAAAATTGTTCAAGTACATGTAATATTGTTGCATTGTCATATTCTTTTCAAATTATAGATGAAGTTCCAATGGATATAAATGATATTAAAATAAACAATATAATAACTGAAAAAGAAAATTTAGTAAACAATGTATTTTAA
- the hprK gene encoding HPr(Ser) kinase/phosphatase translates to MGVTVKDIIKDLDLEILVEGGNNNSITVSDTNRPGLQFCGFYNYFANERVQIVGMAEWSFLDAMQPELRKKRLKKFFEFETPCVIVTRGLVPHKEFLEYAAKNKRWILRTKALSTRFISKLMNYLDNKLAPETRMHGVLVDVYGIGILITGESGIGKSESALELIKRGHRLVADDAVDIKEVEGVLHGTAPYITSGMMEVRGMGIIDVPALYGLSSILKQKTINLVIYLEQWKEDQNYDRLGLDKESIEILNVPVRRLILPIRPGRNIAVIIEAAAANYRYSLVSDITPVDTISNRMHEVERESKNGQ, encoded by the coding sequence ATGGGTGTTACTGTAAAGGATATAATAAAGGATTTAGACCTTGAAATATTAGTTGAAGGCGGCAATAATAACAGCATAACTGTTAGTGATACAAATAGGCCTGGACTTCAATTTTGTGGATTTTATAATTATTTTGCAAACGAAAGAGTTCAGATAGTAGGTATGGCAGAGTGGAGTTTTTTGGATGCAATGCAGCCTGAATTAAGAAAAAAAAGGCTTAAAAAGTTCTTTGAATTTGAAACTCCATGTGTAATAGTTACAAGGGGTCTCGTTCCACATAAGGAATTTTTAGAATATGCAGCTAAAAACAAAAGATGGATATTAAGAACAAAAGCTCTTTCAACAAGATTCATAAGTAAGCTTATGAACTATTTAGACAATAAATTAGCACCTGAAACCAGAATGCATGGTGTTTTAGTAGATGTTTACGGAATTGGTATTTTAATAACAGGTGAAAGCGGTATTGGAAAAAGTGAATCAGCTTTGGAACTTATTAAACGTGGACACAGACTGGTAGCTGATGATGCTGTAGATATAAAGGAAGTGGAAGGTGTGCTTCATGGCACTGCACCATACATTACATCAGGGATGATGGAAGTAAGAGGTATGGGTATAATTGATGTGCCTGCACTATATGGATTAAGCTCTATACTTAAGCAAAAGACAATTAATTTAGTTATATATTTAGAGCAGTGGAAGGAAGATCAAAATTACGATAGATTAGGTTTAGATAAAGAATCTATTGAAATATTGAATGTACCTGTAAGAAGACTTATTTTACCTATAAGGCCTGGAAGAAATATTGCTGTTATAATTGAAGCTGCTGCAGCAAACTATAGATATTCATTAGTGTCAGACATTACACCAGTGGATACTATAAGTAATAGGATGCATGAAGTTGAAAGGGAATCTAAAAATGGACAGTAA